Proteins encoded together in one Penicillium digitatum chromosome 1, complete sequence window:
- a CDS encoding Salicylate hydroxylase, putative codes for MTTTDGIDAYAADETRPLKILIVGAGICGLTAAIALRNQGHDIQIFEQSQLAKETGAAIHLAPNANGLLRRLGIFAEQFGANPMERLTEYTTTGELKREMDLTQANKRWQHPWLLAHRIDLHNNLKRVATTATKTHDAIPLRTASRIAQVDAETATITLEDGSQFQGDVVLGTDGVHSVTRHAVPGGQIKAECRGKSAFRFLVSKEAAANDPITAKLVQHPGQLSIWYSTESRIIMYPTSHNSVLNFVLIHPEHESAADAGDSWGQQGNLEKMLQIFREFDPAILRLIGKADPQSVKVWKLLDMDLVPQWHHQRLALLGDAAHPFLPHQGQGGGVAIEDAISLAVVLSPGTPVAEVPERLKLYHDIRHERATRIQGFSRLIGEDRTEDKRLDMSGFTNFNFGHDEWDHSTQRLREWTWNKIPNPYWCMPIAFGPMPGPRQTHLGLPHDGTKSTFTTASIKFKTSRTVLQNLFPPGRKGWRFTAPDTVAYCSFSQTTLDKMEWLGGSGYKLIGLYVHGVEYVKEDGSVVQGTYLPILFESLADPIVSGREELGMPKLYTSIDVYRRSSSYRIRTGWEGALWGNFLIEDLVEVDPSTTTAALSGEADAGTLTYKYIPKSGQANKNIAAEEYVVFDPLSKAVLKPRPQRVFTSNKASIQIDALDWQQLPTLHHIISRLAEVPVFEIMGAKVVEGEGVPDVSGAGPIE; via the exons ATGACGACTACGGATGGAATCGACGCCTATGCCGCTGACGAGACCAGACCCTTAAAGATCTTGATCGTTGGTGCTGGCATCTGTGGATTGACCGCAGCTATTGCTCTGCGCAACCAGGGCCATGATATCCAAATTTTTGAGCAATCGCAACTAGCCAAGGAGACGGGGGCCGCTATCCACTTAGCCCCCAACGCAAATGGCCTCCTCCGGCGATTGGGGATTTTTGCAGAGCAGTTTGGCGCCAACCCCATGGAAAGA CTCACAGAGTATACCACGACAGGAGAACTGAAACGGGAGATGGACCTCACGCAGGCGAACAAGAGGTGGCAACATCCCTGGCTTCTCGCACACCGCATTGACCTCCACAACAACTTGAAAAGAGTCGCCACGACTGCCACAAAAACCCACGACGCAATCCCCCTTCGAACGGCTTCTCGTATTGCTCAGGTAGATGCCGAGACAGCAACCATCACGCTAGAGGATGGCAGTCAGTTCCAAGGCGACGTGGTGCTCGGTACTGATGGTGTGCACTCGGTTACCCGACATGCGGTGCCTGGTGGCCAGATTAAGGCAGAGTGTCGCGGCAAGAGCGCCTTTCGATTCCTGGTCTCGAAGGAGGCGGCCGCGAACGACCCAATCACAGCCAAGCTGGTCCAGCACCCGGGTCAACTCAGCATATGGTACAGCACCGAGTCGCGCATCATCATGTACCCTACTTCCCACAATAGTGTCCTGAACTTCGTGTTGATCCATCCGGAACATGAGTCCGCGGCAGATGCCGGTGACTCTTGGGGTCAACAGGGCAATCTCGAGAAGATGTTGCAAATCTTCCGCGAGTTTGATCCGGCCATTCTTCGACTCATAGGCAAGGCCGACCCTCAAAGTGTGAAGGTATGGAAGCTCCTGGACATGGACCTTGTCCCccaatggcatcaccagCGTCTAGCTCTGCTCGGAGACGCAGCCCACCCTTTCCTGCCACACCAGGGCCAGGGCGGCGGAGTCGCGATCGAGGATGCCATCTCGCTGGCGGTGGTCCTATCTCCAGGGACACCAGTCGCCGAGGTGCCCGAGCGACTCAAACTCTACCATGACATCCGCCACGAGCGGGCCACTCGCATTCAAGGATTCTCGCGTCTTATCGGCGAGGATCGTACCGAAGACAAGCGGTTGGACA TGAGCGGCTTCACCAACTTCAACTTTGGACATGACGAATGGGATCATTCGACCCAGCGTCTGCGTGAGTGGACGTGGAATAAGATTCCCAATCCCTACTGGTGTATGCCCATCGCCTTTGGCCCGATGCCTGGACCGCGACAGACCCATCTTGGTTTACCACATGACGGCACCAAATCTACGTTTACGACGGCGTCGATCAAGTTTAAGACCTCGCGAACCGTGCTGCAGAACCTGTTTCCGCCTGGTCGCAAAGGCTGGCGGTTCACGGCTCCAGATACTGTTGCCTACTGCTCCTTCTCACAGACTACGTTGGACAAGATGGAGTGGCTGGGTGGTTCAGGATACAAGCTAATTGGCTTGTACGTGCACGGGGTTGAGTATGTTAAAGAAGATGGCTCGGTGGTCCAGGGCACCTACCTCCCCATCCTGTTTGAGTCCTTGGCGGACCCCATTGTTTCAGGTCGGGAGGAACTCGGCATGCCCAAGCTTTACACCTCCATCGATGTGTACCGTCGCTCCAGTTCCTATCGCATCCGCACCGGGTGGGAGGGAGCCCTCTGGGGGAACTTTTTAATAGAGGACCTGGTTGAAGTGGACCCATCAACCACCACAGCCGCATTAAGTGGTGAGGCCGATGCGGGAACTCTGACCTACAAATACATTCCCAAGAGTGGTCAGGCAAATAAGAACATTGCTGCGGAAGAATATGTCGTCTTTGACCCCCTCTCCAAGGCGGTGCTGAAGCCACGACCACAGAGGGTGTTCACGAGTAATAAGGCAAGCATACAAATTGATGCTTTGGATTGGCAGCAACTACCGACGCTCCATCATATCATTTCACGGCTTGCAGAGGTTCCTGTGTTCGAGATTATGGGGGCAAAGGTGGTGGAAGGGGAAGGTGTGCCGGACGTTTCGGGAGCAGGTCCAATTGAGTAG
- a CDS encoding Protein kinase-like domain, protein MADHSSPDYKDLYLKAKEREKQAKECEKQADEREKQADERTRKTTLTELIQHCHVLLSRWMKVGSPSNSTTGKIPLPKGKYCPTRLEHWTDCPKQLSEVYKSVYQYLHPERGQELRLFSSMAELEWFGRHFASDPLSSERQLETYERFGVQFQVHKIISELCKLPAAREEFGLGDGIHFGNHKNSLSENEPMEDEANELPSIRQPRADQFCINRIDGTSTTILATVEYKPPDKLPSATFRMGLRPMDLWKDVVQSNKIPTDQEEKLKYSATRLVCSAIVQEYHLMIQEGLEYSYLTNGLTRVLLRVPRDQPSTLYYFFCDPDSEITPEGRLTSQLWKSSVARVLCLCLLAFRSPIRGQEWRNRVHLDLHTWHTSFDHTHSQIPGKELQQLHHSGSTNPESSSPDSGSSFVLPSSSPPPSPSEGRRVPTRSQTSCAPSEIRSRSQSPSSSGSDTNQAASHKRRISQVTSSPSAQQSGRQQKAGHDQDDHSQRRAAQFCTQRCLLGLQTRNALDALCPNVDRHCLGQTDPTQHPISVEELILSLKTQLDEDIDRCIPLGGCGSYGAPFKLTCMKHGYTVLGKGTTSGLWKEVSREAQVYRVLRRAQGSAVPIFLGTIDLAKIYFLHGAGQIRHMLIMGWGGECTAKMELTQRLRREIHKSNKEIKALGIIHEDPSQDNVLWCEELGRALIIDFHRSTLRCRPAKQRSGDAKRRLRRVQEGDGKRLRAS, encoded by the coding sequence ATGGCCGACCACAGCTCTCCAGATTACAAAGATCTTTATCTTAAGGCAAAAGAGCGCGAGAAGCAGGCAAAAGAGTGCGAGAAGCAGGCAGATGAGCGCGAGAAGCAGGCAGATGAGCGCACCCGAAAGACCACTCTTACTGAGCTCATTCAGCACTGCCATGTCCTTCTCTCCCGATGGATGAAAGTTGGTTCACCATCCAACTCAACAACTGGAAAAATACCTCTTCCCAAAGGAAAATACTGCCCCACTCGATTGGAACATTGGACCGACTGTCCAAAACAGCTCTCAGAGGTCTATAAGTCCGTCTACCAATATCTTCACCCGGAGCGAGGACAGGAGTTACGTCTATTTTCGTCCATGGCTGAATTAGAATGGTTTGGCCGTCATTTTGCTAGTGACCCACTAAGCAGCGAGAGACAACTTGAGACCTACGAGCGATTTGGCGTTCAATTCCAGGTCCACAAAATTATATCTGAGCTTTGCAAACTGCCAGCTGCTCGTGAGGAGTTCGGGCTCGGAGATGGAATCCACTTCGGCAATCATAAGAATTCCCTGAGCGAGAATGAACCTATGGAAGATGAGGCAAACGAACTACCTAGCATACGTCAACCACGAGCTGACCAGTTCTGCATAAATCGTATCGATGGTACCTCGACCACCATTCTAGCGACTGTCGAGTATAAGCCGCCTGATAAGCTGCCTAGTGCAACTTTTCGAATGGGACTTCGACCAATGGATCTTTGGAAAGATGTAGTTCAATCCAATAAAATACCTACCGACCAGGAAGAGAAGCTGAAGTATAGTGCAACGCGACTTGTCTGCTCTGCCATTGTTCAAGAATACCATTTGATGATCCAGGAAGGACTCGAATATTCATATCTAACAAATGGGCTTACACGCGTTCTCCTCCGTGTTCCGCGTGACCAGCCTAGCACGCTCTACTACTTTTTCTGTGATCCTGACAGCGAAATAACCCCAGAAGGTAGACTTACTTCTCAGCTATGGAAGTCCTCCGTTGCGAGGGTATTATGCCTTTGTTTACTGGCATTCCGTTCGCCTATCCGGGGGCAAGAATGGAGAAACCGAGTGCACTTGGATCTTCACACATGGCACACAAGCTTTGATCACACACACTCACAAATCCCAGGAAAGGAGTTGCAGCAGCTTCACCACTCCGGTAGCACCAACCCCGAATCTTCGAGTCCAGATTCTGGTTCATCCTTTGTACTACCATCTTCATCTCCGCCACCATCTCCCTCAGAGGGCCGTCGGGTGCCTACACGATCTCAAACGAGCTGTGCGCCTTCGGAGATTCGATCGCGGTCGCAGTCACCTAGCTCATCCGGCTCCGACACGAACCAAGCAGCTAGCCATAAGCGGAGGATCAGTCAGGTCACGTCTTCGCCGTCCGCTCAGCAATCAGGTCGCCAGCAAAAGGCAGGGCATGACCAAGATGACCATTCCCAGCGCCGCGCCGCGCAATTCTGCACGCAACGATGTTTACTCGGTTTACAAACCCGGAATGCTCTAGATGCGTTATGTCCAAACGTGGATCGTCATTGCCTAGGCCAGACCGACCCGACTCAGCATCCGATATCGGTCGAGGAATTGATACTTTCATTGAAAACCCAGCTAGACGAAGACATAGATCGTTGTATACCCCTCGGCGGTTGCGGCTCATACGGCGCTCCATTCAAACTTACCTGCATGAAACATGGTTACACAGTTCTCGGGAAAGGCACCACTTCGGGGTTGTGGAAAGAAGTTTCCCGCGAAGCGCAGGTGTATCGAGTGCTACGTAGGGCCCAGGGATCTGCTGTGCCTATTTTCTTAGGTACGATTGACTTGGCAAAAATCTATTTTCTTCATGGCGCTGGACAAATCCGCCACATGCTCATCATGGGTTGGGGGGGTGAGTGCACTGCGAAAATGGAGCTAACGCAACGGCTTCGCCGCGAGATCCACAAATCGAACAAGGAAATAAAAGCTCTCGGGATAATACATGAAGACCCTAGTCAAGACAATGTCCTTTGGTGTGAAGAGCTCGGGCGTGCTCTAATTATCGATTTTCATCGTTCGACTCTGAGATGCCGACCGGCTAAGCAGCGATCGGGGGATGCAAAACGACGACTACGACGAGTGCAGGAAGGAGATGGAAAACGTCTTCGGGCTTCGTGA
- a CDS encoding acyl-CoA synthetase family member 2, mitochondrial, whose protein sequence is MRNAIEAALVVNPILLSFLVVNNDNLVSDLSLFVSIQQTREVLDRCIQDYGVVDTLDDVRSVAMNYPYPDHTKLPGPLFRTLLLFVRQTSSTAAIINIGHSVIDKTSHQHFLHDVNRALRGESLTPHVSYKKWADEYHLLRRSPFAECAIEFHSKYLCDLKEHCHVLWPFPTYRLAITPERNHLDGHYMSFSATGLLKLCRVHPLLTPSVVIKSALALLVISRTNHTHALFGSFEASRSDFPFSSDQNATNDTMDIAGPVFNVLVNLVAFRPKESVLNYLLAMQQEQSLFNKHATVPWREVFSRIRCTDKTFAQIADALLYNWMPGLSALVAGPVPYGSMEVSQIQIRAKFGMLVNAGISQNGTEVILQFEGSLANRSTMWIERVGEELKNICLWLVKEESWSLPLENFTQSIF, encoded by the exons ATGCGCAACGCTATCGAGGCAGCACTTGTCGTCAACCCCATCTTACTCTCTTTTCTTGTGGTCAACAATGACAATCTTGTGTCTGATCTATCTCTATTTGTATCCATTCAGCAGACACGGGAAGTCCTTGATCGGTGTATTCAGGATTATGGAGTAGTCGACACACTCGATGACGTGCGCTCTGTGGCCATGAACTATCCATACCCTGACCACACCAAACTGCCGGGCCCTCTTTTTCGCACTCTCCTGTTGTTCGTCCGCCAAACCAGCTCGACTGCAGCAATCATCAACA TTGGCCATAGTGTCATCGACAAAACCTCTCACCAGCATTTTCTGCACGACGTAAATCGCGCTCTTCGGGGTGAATCTCTCACCCCCCACGTCAGCTATAAAAAGTGGGCAGACGAATATCATTTACTGAGAAGGTCTCCTTTCGCTGAATGTGCCATCGAGTTCCACTCCAAGTACCTATGCGATCTGAAAGAGCACTGTCACGTCCTGTGGCCATTTCCAACATATAGGCTGGCAATAACACCAGAGAGGAATCACCTAGATGGTCATTATATGTCCTTCTCAGCGACTGGTCTGCTGAAACTTTGCCGTGTTCATCCTTTGTTGACACCATCCGTGGTCATAAAGTCTGCCCTGGCTCTGTTAGTAATCTCTAGGACTAACCATACCCACGCCCTGTTCGGCAGTTTTGAAGCTTCGCGGTCCGATTTCCCCTTTTCATCCGACCAAAATGCCACGAATGATACGATGGACATTGCTGGTCCGGTCTTCAATGTATTGGTGAATCttgtcgctttccggccCAAAGAATCCGTCCTCAACTACCTCCTGGCCATGCAGCAAGAGCAGAGTCTATTCAACAAACACGCAACTGTTCCTTGGAGAGAAGTTTTCTCTCGAATTCGGTGCACAGATAAGACTTTTGCCCAAATTGCCGATGCACTTCTGTACAACTGGATGCCAGGTCTCAGCGCCCTGGTAGCAGGACCAGTTCCTTATGGAAGCATGGAAGTCAGCCAAATTCAAATTAGGGCGAAGTTCGGAATGCTGGTAAACGCGGGTATAAGTCAGAACGGGACTGAAGTGATATTACAGTTCGAGGGATCCTTGGCTAATCGTTCAACAATGTGGATTGAGCGGGTTGGAGAGGAATTGAAGAACATCTGTCTTTGGCTCGTGAAAGAGGAGTCTTGGTCACTGCCGCTAGAGAATTTTACGCAGTCAATCTTCTAG
- a CDS encoding Ornithine decarboxylase, producing the protein MVMAPTACVSTAEVCTFRKDYNNSLDHLGLVSSHSGDNNRLQPSLTAKELVLDVLKKRAAEVDVDKCDPGEEDAFYVADMGEVYRQHMRWKMNLGRVKPFYAVKCNPDPEVLRLMAQLGNGFDCASKSEIEMALQTGIDPSRIIYAQPCKTKSYLRYAAEVGVKQMTFDNADELYKIKSTFPEAELYLRILTDDSTSLCRLSMKFGASMDQIRPLLELAYKLDLKVVGVSFHVGSGAEDPRGFLKAVQDARLVFDHAGDIGHELHTLDVGGGFCQDTFEKFAGILSEAVDTYFPPNIRVIAEPGRYYVATAYTLAANVIARRDIPDPDDPSRDAFMLYLNDGVYGNFSNIIFDHQHPVAQILTCASDGSQPGSPNSATSEDPVYSIWGPTCDGIDVISERISLPGLLNTGDWLYFEEMGAYTKCSATRFNGFSDNHEVIYISSEPGASALLNY; encoded by the exons ATGGTTATGGCACCGACTGCGTGTGTATCGACTGCTGAAGTATGCACCTTCAGAAAAGACTACAACAATAGTCTGGACCATCTTGGTCTGGTCAGCAGTCATAGCGGGGACAACAACCGGTTGCAACCATCGTTGACTGCCAAGGAACTTGTTTTAGATGTGCTGAAGAAGCGTGCGGCGGAGGTAGATGTGGACAAGTGTGATCCTGGTGAGGAGGATGCTTTCTATGTGGCAGATATGGGTGAAGTCTACCGCCAGCACATGCGCTGGAAGATGAACTTGGGCCGTGTCAAGCCCTTCTATG CTGTCAAGTGTAATCCGGACCCGGAAGTCCTCCGTCTTATGGCTCAGCTTGGAAACGGTTTCGACTGTGCCTCCAAGTCTGAGATCGAAATGGCCCTTCAGACGGGCATTGATCCTAGCCGCATTATCTATGCGCAGCCTTGCAAGACCAAGTCCTACTTGCGCTATGCAGCCGAGGTTGGCGTCAAGCAGATGACTTTCGACAATGCCGACGAGCTGTACAAGATCAAGTCCACCTTCCCTGAGGCGGAACTCTACCTTCGCATCCTAACCGACGACTCAACCAGCCTGTGTCGGCTGAGCATGAAGTTTGGTGCTTCTATGGACCAGATTCGTCCGCTGCTTGAACTGGCTTATAAATTGGACCTCAAGGTCGTCGGTGTCAGTTTCCACGTCGGATCTGGTGCCGAGGATCCCCGGGGTTTCCTCAAGGCCGTGCAGGATGCGCGCCTTGTCTTTGATCATGCGGGAGACATTGGTCACGAACTTCACACCTTGGATGTTGGTGGCGGCTTCTGCCAGGACACTTTTGAGAAGTTCGCGGGAATTCTGAGCGAAGCCGTGGACACCTACTTCCCGCCGAATATTCGTGTGATCGCCGAGCCCGGTCGCTACTACGTAGCCACTGCCTACACTCTGGCCGCCAACGTCATTGCGCGACGTGACATTCCGGATCCCGACGATCCTTCTCGTGATGCTTTCATGCTGTATCTGAATGACGGTGTCTATGGCAACTTTTCGAACATCATCTTCGATCACCAGCATCCCGTCGCTCAGATTCTCACTTGCGCCTCGGACGGCTCCCAGCCTGGTTCCCCGAACTCTGCGACTTCGGAGGACCCTGTTTACTCTATCTGGGGCCCTACCTGCGATGGCATCGATGTTATAAGTGAGCGTATTTCCTTGCCTGGCTTGCTGAACACTGGCGACTGGCTCTACTTTGAGGAGATGGGAGCCTACACCAAGTGCAGCGCTACCCGTTTCAATGGCTTCTCTGACAACCACGAGGTGATCTACATCTCGAGTGAGCCCGGTGCCTCTGCTTTGCTCAACTACTAG
- a CDS encoding Cobalamin (vitamin B12) biosynthesis CobW-like, C-terminal, giving the protein MAPIPITIVTGFLGSGKTTILLNLIPQLPKAYKLALLKNEFGDVAVDSQLASTQSISGVREMLNGCICCNLVGQLRDALDQLRTEVQPDRIVIETSGSAFPATLAMEVNRLAREEGGHYVLDGVISVIDVENWEGYEDTSYTAKIQAKYTDLIVFNKWEDFPERFDLCLDRVGDLEVDTPWVKSKKGRVEMDLMLGIDGALFKECEDGAAGGDGNEHQHQHDHQSEVEVLSVVLKSTVEGRTTDVTALERFLSLAPREEVYRIKGIVRCSSQNLPVETSDNLNARQTLETSGVQHYILNWAFGRWTCTPSAVVAESADPAVIARITLILARYESAKWKKKLEAGGLVQAGEGESVELSVERLV; this is encoded by the coding sequence ATGGCGCCAATCCCCATAACTATCGTGACGGGGTTCCTGGGCTCGGGCAAAACCACAATCCTCCTCAACCTAATCCCGCAACTTCCAAAGGCCTACAAGCTCGCCCTTCTCAAAAACGAATTCGGCGATGTAGCCGTGGACTCCCAACTAGCCTCAACACAATCCATCAGCGGCGTGCGCGAGATGCTCAACGGCTGTATCTGCTGCAACTTGGTTGGCCAACTCCGCGATGCTCTAGACCAGCTCCGCACCGAAGTGCAACCCGACCGCATCGTGATCGAGACCAGCGGCAGCGCGTTCCCCGCAACCCTCGCGATGGAGGTGAACCGGCTTGCGCGCGAAGAGGGCGGACACTACGTCCTCGATGGCGTGATCAGCGTGATCGATGTCGAGAACTGGGAGGGGTATGAGGATACTTCGTACACGGCAAAGATCCAGGCGAAGTATACCGATTTGATTGTTTTCAACAAGTGGGAGGATTTTCCGGAGCGGTTTGATCTTTGCCTGGATCGGGTGGGGGACTTGGAGGTCGATACGCCTTGGGTGAAGTCGAAGAAGGGTCGGGTTGAAATGGATCTGATGCTGGGGATTGATGGGGCCTTGTTTAAAGAGTGTGAGGATGGGGCTGCGGGGGGTGATGGAAATGAGCATCAGCACCAGCATGACCATCAGTCTGAGGTGGAGGTTCTTTCTGTTGTTTTGAAGTCGACTGTTGAGGGGAGGACGACGGATGTGACCGCTCTCGAGCGGTTTCTCTCGTTGGCGCCTCGCGAGGAGGTGTATCGCATCAAGGGCATTGTTCGCTGCTCGAGCCAGAATCTTCCGGTTGAGACGTCGGATAATCTGAATGCGAGACAGACGCTTGAGACGTCTGGGGTGCAGCATTATATTCTCAACTGGGCGTTTGGACGCTGGACGTGCACTCCTTCTGCTGTGGTTGCAGAATCTGCAGACCCAGCTGTCATTGCCCGGATTACATTGATTCTGGCTAGATACGAGTCGGCtaagtggaagaagaagcttgaAGCTGGTGGGCTTGTCCAGGCGGGCGAGGGGGAGAGTGTGGAGTTGAGTGTGGAGCGCTTGGTCTAG
- a CDS encoding HCCA isomerase/glutathione S-transferase kappa, with protein sequence MTGNGSTTGACKSMGHSDKKDYLGQQRRRWAKCFSVPILEGFPQGFPFRTLPVQRALCAISQKAPKKLPPVIRAIFHAVWVEGNTAIGEPDGFTPVIESVLGKQETQEITSAMNDQQIKALLTANTNRSFDSGAFGLPWFECTNLNGETEGFWGVDHLGQVADYLGLDRALARGFRAAL encoded by the exons ATGACTGGGAACGGTTCAACAACGGGAGCTTGCAAGTCCATGGGGCATTCAGATAAGAAAGATTACTTGGGCCAGCAGCGAAGGCGATGGGCGAAATGTTTCTCGGTTCCCATTTTGGAAGGATTCCCTCAAGGCTTCCCCTTCCGCACACTACCCGTGCAACGTGCGCTATGCGCAATCTCCCAGAAGGCACCCAAAAAGCTTCCCCCGGTGATCAGGGCGATCTTCCACGCGGTGTGGGTTGAAGGCAACACAGCTATTGGCGAACCCGATGGCTTCACCCCCGTGATCGAGAGCGTGCTTGGGAAGCAAGAGACGCAAGAGATTACGTCTGCT ATGAATGATCAACAGATCAAGGCGCTTCTGACCGCGAACACCAATCGCTCTTTTGACTCGGGTGCTTTCGGGCTGCCGTGGTTCGAGTGCACGAACCTCAACGGTGAGACTGAGGGCTTCTGGGGTGTCGATCATTTGGGCCAAGTGGCCGATTACTTGGGTTTGGATCGTGCGCTGGCCAGAGGATTTAGGGCTGCTCTCTAG
- a CDS encoding Oxidoreductase, 2OG-Fe(II) oxygenase family, putative has protein sequence MPGKYVEKYDQVPVTKEDLDWAELITLDLSLYEQPGGKEDLVKQLDHAVRNVGFFYVKNFNISQEEIDNQFALGREFYALPLEEKLKFHSASDLERGEYNSYRPAGHRILGNGIKDNIQVYNLPKFDGHHVRPQPSVLADNLQEIETFSRKCHTEVVEKLLRLFAILLELPDEDQLVRDHQYDVKGEDHLRYMHYAARSAEENKKVGELYTPGHTDLGTVTLLFRQPVAALQILNSEGQWKWVKPQDGTITINTCDALTALTGGLIKSSIHRVHAPPADQAHIDRLGVLYFARPNNHVVLDPIQNSPLLQRLGLTTNAFTELGQHLTTEQWVQLRQTQQQRRNRDVKVSTEGKYTYRPKDLEIIPGLQAAIYN, from the exons ATGCCAGGAAAATACGTCGAAAAATACGACCAGGTCCCGGTGACCAAGGAAGACC TTGACTGGGCCGAACTTATTACACTGGATCTCAGCCTGTATGAACAAccaggaggaaaagaagatctTGTGAAACAACTTGATCACGCTGTCAGGAATGTTG GATTCTTCTATGTGAAAAATTTCAACATCAGCCAAGAAGAAATTGACAACCAGTTCGCTCTGGGACGGGAGTTCTATGCCCTACCACTGGAAGAGAAACTCAAGTTCCACAGCGCCAGTGACCTCGAAAGGGGTGAATACAACTCTTACCGTCCTGCCGGACATCGCAT TCTAGGAAATGGTATTAAGGATAATATCCAGGTGTACAATCTCCCAAAGTTTGACGGTCACCACGTTCGGCCCCAGCCTTCTGTCCTTGCCGACAATCTTCAAGAAATTGAAACGTTTAGTCGG AAATGTCACACCGAAGTCGTTGAGAAGCTTCTCCGTCTTTTCGCAATCCTGCTTGAGTTACCCGACGAAGACCAACTTGTCCGTGACCATCAATACGATGTCAAGGGCGAGGACCATCTGCGCTACATGCACTATGCAGCCCGTAGCGCCGAGGAAAACAAGAAGGTTGGCGAGCTCTACACCCCCGGCCACACAGATTTGGGAACCGTCACTCTTTTGTTCCGGCAACCGGTAGCCGCACTGCAAATCCTCAATTCAGAGGGTCAATGGAAGTGGGTTAAGCCCCAGGATGGAACTATCACTATCAACACATGTGATGCCTTGACGGCGCTCACTGGTGGTTTGATCAAGTCGAGCATCCATCGGGTACATGCACCACCTGCTGACCAGGCCCATATTGACCGTCTGGGTGTGCTCTACTTTGCTcg CCCCAACAACCACGTGGTCCTGGACCCTATTCAGAACAGCCCTCTTCTCCAGAGACTTGGGTTGACTACCAACGCGTTCACTGAACTTGGGCAGCACCTCACAACCGAGCAGTGGGTTCAGCTTCGCCAAACACAGCAGCAGCGAAGAAATCGGGATGTCAAGGTTTCCACCGAGGGCAAGTATACCTATAGGCCGAAGGATCTCGAGATCATTCCTGGCCTTCAGGCCGCTATATACAACTAG